In Borrelia sp. A-FGy1, the following proteins share a genomic window:
- a CDS encoding chromosome replication/partitioning protein: protein MNIILNSRELKSKDTTEDDKVRTHYKKLKERLIINLKDQINNILDNIKIIKEIKDKGLYVLDGHAKFEGFIKEYRLAKSQVYNYLKVGNALSDGIIKENYIIENGIKNTLFLINTKYKDTQDRKLKQNLINPLRFQLKSEDSYKFYRKNIKLAGFILDDLFLNKQDLLKEFINGFESLKSKKQKKI, encoded by the coding sequence ATGAACATTATACTTAATTCGAGAGAATTGAAAAGCAAGGATACAACAGAAGATGACAAAGTGAGGACTCATTATAAAAAATTAAAAGAAAGGTTAATTATTAATCTTAAAGACCAAATTAATAATATACTGGATAATATTAAAATTATAAAAGAGATTAAAGACAAAGGTTTATATGTATTAGATGGACATGCAAAATTTGAGGGTTTCATAAAGGAATATAGGCTTGCTAAAAGTCAGGTATATAACTATTTAAAAGTTGGAAATGCTTTATCAGATGGAATTATTAAAGAAAATTATATAATAGAAAATGGAATTAAAAACACACTATTTTTAATAAATACCAAATATAAAGATACTCAAGATAGAAAATTGAAACAAAATCTAATAAACCCACTAAGGTTTCAGCTTAAAAGTGAAGATAGTTATAAATTCTATAGGAAAAATATTAAACTTGCAGGATTTATATTAGATGATCTTTTTTTAAACAAACAGGATTTACTAAAAGAGTTTATAAATGGATTTGAAAGTTTGAAAAGTAAAAAACAAAAAAAGATATAA
- a CDS encoding ParA family protein codes for MVKQKPKVITVASIKGGVGKSTTSLIFAVLLSKQNKVLLIDIDAQASVTSYYFNFIENEGIDLINNNIYEVLKFNLSINNALIKISDNLRFIPSYLTLHKFSSEVIHFKELKLQKQLKQLETTYDYIIIDTNPSLDYTLINALFVSNYVVIPMTAEKWTVESLNLFNFFLKKLDLDLPYFLLVTRFKKNSTHKELLSKLRENNNFIGFINEREDLNKRIAGNINFDLSKDYIIEYQNALNILLDRIIKLT; via the coding sequence GTGGTTAAACAAAAACCTAAAGTAATTACTGTAGCAAGTATTAAAGGTGGTGTTGGTAAAAGCACTACTAGTTTGATATTTGCAGTCTTGCTATCAAAGCAAAATAAAGTGCTATTAATCGACATAGATGCACAGGCATCAGTTACTAGTTATTATTTCAATTTTATAGAAAATGAAGGAATAGATTTAATTAATAACAATATATATGAAGTTCTAAAATTTAACTTAAGCATTAATAATGCATTAATTAAAATTAGTGATAATTTAAGATTCATACCTAGTTATTTAACTTTACATAAGTTTAGTTCAGAAGTTATACATTTTAAGGAACTTAAATTGCAAAAACAATTAAAACAATTAGAAACAACTTATGATTATATTATCATAGATACAAACCCAAGTTTAGATTATACACTAATAAATGCCCTTTTTGTTAGTAATTATGTGGTAATACCAATGACGGCTGAAAAATGGACTGTTGAAAGTTTAAACTTGTTTAATTTTTTTTTGAAAAAGTTAGATCTTGATCTTCCATATTTTTTACTAGTTACCAGATTTAAAAAAAATAGTACACATAAAGAATTATTAAGTAAATTAAGAGAAAATAATAACTTTATAGGATTTATAAATGAAAGAGAAGATTTAAACAAGAGAATAGCGGGTAATATTAATTTTGATTTAAGCAAAGACTACATTATAGAATATCAAAATGCACTTAATATTCTTTTGGATAGGATTATAAAATTAACATAA
- a CDS encoding DUF226 domain-containing protein — MQSVLPLERLREKIKKIKTTKEKNKGIFIKKETEVNRTIYHTKIMHDFFAFGVDKRKHDKFFISFKGIFNQKKIETFNLFSIREDDKFLGIYYGYRKPVTNVVKIYEENGITKAYNFSRVYYIEFKFKKGSIFCYLKGISYLVRKEKIGTKYYQTLIKVFLRLEKELYEFYNKKLPEGGNIAKWLNKNLK, encoded by the coding sequence ATGCAGAGTGTACTTCCACTGGAAAGATTAAGAGAAAAAATAAAAAAAATTAAAACCACAAAAGAAAAAAATAAAGGTATTTTCATTAAAAAAGAAACTGAAGTTAATAGAACCATATATCATACAAAAATCATGCATGATTTTTTTGCATTTGGAGTTGATAAGAGAAAACATGACAAGTTTTTTATTTCATTTAAAGGAATTTTTAACCAGAAAAAAATAGAGACATTTAATTTATTTTCTATAAGAGAAGACGATAAATTTTTAGGTATTTATTATGGTTACAGAAAACCTGTAACAAATGTTGTAAAGATATATGAAGAAAATGGGATAACTAAAGCGTATAACTTTTCAAGAGTTTACTACATAGAATTTAAATTCAAAAAAGGTAGTATTTTTTGCTACCTTAAAGGAATTTCTTATTTAGTTAGAAAAGAGAAAATAGGAACAAAATATTATCAAACCCTGATTAAGGTATTTTTAAGATTAGAAAAAGAATTATATGAATTCTATAATAAAAAATTACCAGAAGGAGGAAATATAGCTAAGTGGTTAAACAAAAACCTAAAGTAA